Below is a window of Musa acuminata AAA Group cultivar baxijiao chromosome BXJ3-11, Cavendish_Baxijiao_AAA, whole genome shotgun sequence DNA.
GAATCCAATTACTGTGTGCAGTACCATAAGGCCCTTGAGAATTCTATTTTTTTGTTTGTGCATCTAATGCAATTCAATGGTCTCATCAGCTGTACATTATGTCATGCTTCAATGGTTTTTGTAGACTGATTGTCACAAAATGTTGGTGTAAAGAACATTGTCATGTGTCACATTTTTCTTCTATCTTTTTGAGAACATTGTGTTTTATGGTAGGGGGTTAGCTTTCCTTTGTTTATTTAGATGGGAAATGAAATTCCTCTATGTCGAAGATTTTTGCTATATTGCACAGAGCTGCATTGATATATGAGTCAAGATTTTATCTGTAATATCTATCTAAATTCTAGTTAACTTGGAAAGAAATTTCTGATATGTTGCTATTATTTGTTGCATTAGTTGTCAGATATATTTGAAATTGCGTATTAGCATTTTTAAACatctttggattttttttttcagagAACCTATTGGTCACAAAGGACATTATAAAGATAGCAGATTTTGGCCTAGCACGGGAAGTTTGTTCACAGCCACCATACACTGATTATGTTTCTACCCGTTGGTATGTTTAGTTTGATAATTTGCAATCTACATCATGCTATGTCATGTTATTAGTTTATTCCTTGAGCATCTAATATGTGTGGATGTGCTAGGTACCGAGCACCTGAAGTTTTGCTGCAGTCATCCATTTATGGCGCTGCAGTTGGTAAGTTTAAGTTTGTTACACACTTCAAGCATAAAAGATTTTTAACATATAGTAatcttcattttatttgtttctatTATCTTTAGATATGTGGGCTATGGGCGCTATCATGGCTGAGCTATTTACTCTCCGTCCTCTTTTTCCTGGCTCAAGGTACCAGATATAATTAACTTGTATTGCTCATTTAAAGTTTCCAACAACATATCTTTCCATTTATTTTCTTCCTCTTGTTAGTCTTTTAAATCTCCCGAGTGTAATCCATAACCCGTAAGCTCTGAATTTTGCTTCTTGTTTTACTATTTATGCTGTTGTATGTGAACAtgaaaaatatgatatcattGATTATGATTGATGCCTAATACATAATTTGTGGCTAAAAAGTTCCTATATTGACCAAATATGTTAGTCCAAAACCAAGGGAAACATACGAGAAAGTAAAACATTTTGCTTTTTGTACAATATAACCACAACCACCTAAAGTTGAAGCTCATGTAATTGGAATAGACACCTTTTGCTATATAATGAGCCAATTCAGCTGAAAGCAGCTTCCTATTTGGTTGAGGGATAGCATGGAAGTTGTTAATGTGCTACATCTGACAGTAGTTGGTGTATGTCTGCAATCTGCCTAGAATTTAGCAACTATCTTTTACATGGAAGTTGCTGGCGGTGAGGTTCAACGACTTGCAAGAGACTGGTGATGGGGGAAGGGGTAGCTGTTTGAGGAAAGGTTTGAAAAGATCCAAAGTTCTATAACATGCATGCTATATGTATCCTGTAGTTAAAGATTTATATAGTATGAACTGCAGTTAAAGATTTGGATGGAATATGGATCTGTATTGTCCTGTCCTATCAcaaaaataattacaaaaataAATACCGATGGATGCTGACCTATATGTTCCAGTACTGGTGCTTGGTCAGAATGGTAACAGATTTGTACAACCAAAATTTGTACAACCAGATATAGATGACACAAAACAAGTTTGATTATGATATGTTTTCTGATTTTCTCTGGTTTGTTATTCCTCTGCAAAATCAAGCTACTCAATTATTTGTCCTCAGTTTTGTGTCCTCTTGTTTGTTCCTTGTTGTAAATACAAGTTTGCCATGCAGTGAAGTGGACGAGATTCACAAAATTTGCAGTGTTCTTGGTAGTCCAAATGAGGACTCCTGGGCAGAAGgattacagcttgcagattttatgAAGCATCAGTTCCCTCAGGTAATTTGTGTACCTGACAAGTTTATTACGCTTTCTAAAGTTTATTAAGCATCTGTTTAGGGCATTGTTACTCAATTACTTGTTTGACGTATTATCAGGTATTGGTCATTGTTACGCCGTCCATTTTTATGCAGACGGATGCAATGATATTGTGTGATATCTTCTATATAAATCATGTTTGGCTGTAACATGGATTTCTGTTGTTTTCTTTTAATCTTTCTGTATAAACCTAGACTTTATTTTTATGGAAAATTGAATATGCTTCTTTGCTCTGGGTGCCTTATTTACATTATTATATTGTTCATTATACATGTCTGATGTGAAATTATGACAATGTATTAGTCTGCAATCATCCACTATATTAAGACAGTATGTTAGCACATTACTGATCCTAAGTGCACTGAGGCTATACAATCTCATGATTTATTTCTCCATTTATCTTAAGTTATACTGCACAAACTAATCCTACAATGTATTTCCTTGGTGTGCAGTGTCCTCCTGTCCATCTATCACTTTTAATTCCCTCTGCCAGTGAGGATGCAATTAATCTAATTACAGTAAGCatatgatttttcttgtttgtttGCTTTTGAAGTGATACAGGAATTATTGCTGTTCTTGATTAGTCTAATATCTTTTGTCCAACGATGATACACTATCTCTAGGCATTATGTTCCTGGGACCCCTGCAGGAGACCAAAAGCATCCGAGGTTCTTCAACATCCTTTCTTCCAAGTGGGCATCGTTCCTCTGTCTTGCCTTATTTATAGTGAAGATGTTATGTAAATTGGCATGGCCTTTTTACTAGAAAATATGCTAATACCTGTTTCATTCCTTGGATATTTGTAGTCATGCTTTTATGTGCCTCCATTCCTTCGTCCAAGAGTGGCGTCACATACACCTGGTCAGTTTTTAACTTTAGAATTTTGTTCTTGTCATTATGCTAATCATTCTGAGGTTGATTTCTGAAATAAGCATGATTTTCTTGTTATTGAAGTTGGGATCAAAGGAGCACCGGAGCAGAGCAGTACTAGAAGATATTCAACTGGAGCTCTGTCTGTCACTAAATCAGCAAATAGTTCTGTAACAGCAAAAGCAAATGCTTCTCTCAGAGCTGGTAAGTTTTTCATTAGTACAAGACATGAATGACAAGCCATGGTCAGGTTTTATTTGTATTGTGAAAGCAGAAGTAACTATTTTTATGGGAACTTCAACTTTTGTCTTGGTTTGATTTGCTTTTGCATGACATGAAATAACCATCTATTGGAGTCATATGATCGAATTTGTTCTTGCAGGTGTTCAAAGGAAATTGGAGATGGATAATCAGGTGGCTTGCAGTTCTTTTGTATCTTATTTTTATCTATACGTATTCTCATCATCTTTTTTACTATGGTTAGGAGTTTGAGAAAAATGGAAAATCCCCGAAGAACAATCTGAAAGAATCTCGATATAAACCACCAGCAAGGCTTAACCCAGGCAAGTTGTTTTTTGTACTGTAGTTGCAGTTTCTTTGGTTATTGTTTTATTGTTTTGGTAAACTTTCTAGCAGTGTTGTTTTATTTAAATAAGGGTGTTTTTTGTGAATTTTCGAGCAGGACATTTGGGACGGAATCTTGGCAAGGTTACTGATGTGCCGAGTAAAGCTCATGTACAAATGACTGACAAATTGGGACGTATGTCACTGAATTCTCGTACACACAAAACGGACAAGCCTCCACCTTCAATGAAAGCTGGTGGTTGGCACAGCCAATCTGAGATTCCTGCCAGGAGGTATTCCAGGAAAGTAGTTGGCTGAGTCAAAAACCTTTGCAGTCAACTAAACGCACCGTATGTTTCTGGTGAAAAACGTTTGCCGTGTTTTTATACGAGCTCTCTTGCATTTTGATGTTCTACCCGAAAATATTTACCTAGAAAATGTTGACGTTATAACGGTAGCG
It encodes the following:
- the LOC135582089 gene encoding cyclin-dependent kinase F-4-like; translated protein: MERFKLIKEVGDGTFGSVWRALNKQSGEVVAIKKMKRKYYSWEECMNLREVKSLRRMNHPNIVKLKEVIRENDILYFVFEYMEFNLYQIMKDRGKGFSEAEIRNWCFQIFQALAYMHQRGYFHRDLKPENLLVTKDIIKIADFGLAREVCSQPPYTDYVSTRWYRAPEVLLQSSIYGAAVDMWAMGAIMAELFTLRPLFPGSSEVDEIHKICSVLGSPNEDSWAEGLQLADFMKHQFPQCPPVHLSLLIPSASEDAINLITALCSWDPCRRPKASEVLQHPFFQSCFYVPPFLRPRVASHTPVGIKGAPEQSSTRRYSTGALSVTKSANSSVTAKANASLRAGVQRKLEMDNQEFEKNGKSPKNNLKESRYKPPARLNPGHLGRNLGKVTDVPSKAHVQMTDKLGRMSLNSRTHKTDKPPPSMKAGGWHSQSEIPARRYSRKVVG